One Euwallacea fornicatus isolate EFF26 chromosome 14, ASM4011564v1, whole genome shotgun sequence genomic region harbors:
- the LOC136343384 gene encoding uncharacterized protein: protein MPIVTIYAKEEITLVNYVTKPNKCVILLSTMHNDKDVIDDRKTKPESTPDSTKSGVDFLDQKARISSCKRQSRRWPVVFFSNMLDVAGINSWIIFDLQRSDRYGNVSHKLRLFLKDLTEEMTT from the exons ATGCCCATTGTTACAATATATGCCAA GGAAGAAATTACTTTGGTAAACTACGTAACCAAGCCCAATAAATGTGTTATCCTGTTGAGCACCATGCACAACGATAAAGATGTAATTGATGATCGGAAGACAAAGCCAGAATCAACACCAGATTCAACAAAATCTGGTGTTGATTTTCTCGATCAAAAAGCCAGAATTTCTTCGTGCAAACGACAGTCTAGACGTTGGCCCGTGGTGTTCTTTAGCAATATGCTGGACGTCGCTGGGATCAACTCTTGGATAATATTCGACTTACAACGTAGTGATAGATATGGCAATGTTTCTCACAAACTCAGACTTTTTCTGAAAGATTTGACTGAAGAAatgaccacataa